The following coding sequences lie in one Alosa sapidissima isolate fAloSap1 chromosome 15, fAloSap1.pri, whole genome shotgun sequence genomic window:
- the zgc:103681 gene encoding ion channel TACAN: MSSGIPDVLKEWEVLEKEFYTVQETHRLYMQKLDEVSKLQKRFSSSISQQKKSLKDISRSVQKCRKGLSEEEAKPLDDIRSQIRERQNIFYEMEAFLPKKNGLYLSLVLGSVNLNLLNKQSKTAYKDEYERFKLYVTVILLVLAFLCRFIVSYRFVDAVLNFLLVWFYCTLTLRESVLISNGSRIKGWWVAHHYISTFLSGVMLTWPEGKLYHMFRNQFLAYSMYQSFLQLLQYYYQSGCLYRLKALGERHNLDLTVEGFQSWMWRGLTFLLPFLFFGHFWQLFNGISLYLMSQLPECVEWQVSMCGHCFLVLFMGNFFTTLAVVRHKMHQKNQAKAKTQ, encoded by the exons ATGTCCTCAGGTATTCCAGATGTCCTTAAAGAGTGGGAGGTCTTAGAGAAAGAGTTCTACACAGTTCAG GAGACCCACAGGTTATACATGCAGAAGCTTGATGAAGTGTCAAAGTTACAGAAGCGCTTCTCATCCTCCATCAGTCAACAAAAGAAGAGTCTTAAAGACATATCTCGTTCAGTGCAGAA ATGCAGAAAAGGACTATCAGAGGAGGAAGCCAAGCCCCTGGATGACATACGCTCACAAATACGTGAGAGGCAGAACATTTTCTATGAAATGGAAGCTTTCCTACCAAAGAAAAATGG GTTATACCTCAGTCTTGTACTGGGAAGTGTGAATTTAAACCTTCTGAATAAACAGTCCAA AACAGCCTACAAGGATGAGTATGAGAGATTCAAGCTCTACGTGACGGTCATCCTGCTGGTGCTTGCTTTTCTGTGCCGTTTTATAGTTAGCTATAG ATTTGTTGATGCTGTCCTCAACTTCCTGTTGGTGTGGTTCTACTGCACACTTACCCTTCGAGAGAGTGTCTTGATCAGCAATGGATCCAG AATTAAAGGGTGGTGGGTGGCCCACCATTACATCTCCACCTTCCTCTCTGGAGTCATGCTGACCTG GCCTGAAGGCAAGCTGTATCACATGTTTAGGAACCAGTTTCTGGCCTACTCAATGTATCAAA GCTTTCTGCAGCTTCTTCAGTACTACTATCAAAGCGGATGCCTCTATAGGCTCAAGGCTCTCGGTGAAAGACACAATTTGGACTTGACAGTAG AGGGTTTCCAGTCTTGGATGTGGAGAGGCTTAACATTTCTACTGCCCTTCCTCTTCTTTGGTCAT TTTTGGCAGCTGTTCAATGGGATCTCCCTTTACCTAATGTCCCAACTTCCAGAATGTGTAGAGTGGCAG GTATCTATGTGTGGCCACTGCTTCTTGGTGCTCTTCATGGGGAACTTCTTCACCACTCTTGCTGTGGTACGCCACAAAATGCATCAGAAGAATCAGGCAAAAGCAAAGACTCAATGA